A window of the Thermoleophilia bacterium genome harbors these coding sequences:
- a CDS encoding PBP1A family penicillin-binding protein: MLVLVVVGIASGIAGVYVALLRSVPATDLSGQIVLAESTKVFTNSNPPVLIAELHGPENREVLSGDEIPQVMRDAVVAIEDSRFYEHQGVDFWGILRAFWTNIRHGEIVQGGSTITQQLIKNLYVGSERTYTRKLREAVLAYQLERKWSKEKILNEYLNIVYFGEGAYGVGAAARTYFGISAKQLSLDQAALLAGLLKAPSAYSPRSNPEGALARRNLVLNKMYQQQFITSAQLQEALAAPLQLVAAAKAKTSDFPYWVEMIREQLVAKYGASRVLGGGLRVYISMEPKLQQAAEQAVAAVLDQPGDPEAALVCVDVRTGQLVAMVGGSDFTKRQFNLATQGRRQPGSAFKPFALVAALKAGISPENVYDSGPVTFDLPGGPWQVSSEDRGRITLKEATAISSNGVYARLVMEIGAQAVADAAYALGITTPLGDPPNPAIALGGLRSGVSPLEMAMAYATLATGGERLTSQTVFDPSQANWPITIIRVTDARGRVLDENSVVRNRVLDEGLAALATTCLLGVIQSGTGKAADIGRPAAGKTGTTQNYCDAWFVGYTPELVTAVWVGYPETRQPMMSVHGIKVTGGSFPAQIWARFMRTALENTPVTDFDLRPAASWISAQICKESGFLAVEQCPEKVFRLFPQGQSPDEPCPLHAIPKYAVPNVIGHPVEDARTELQGLGFIVATRKDTLATGPAGLVVGQDPPPGTMLEKGGRVTLRVAAPAPTLVTVPSLTGLDADTARQQLQAVGLKWTEVFAPHESPYGTVVYQEPPPGAEVLPGSAVSLIISSGPEATTSTSVSPVPSSDF; the protein is encoded by the coding sequence GTGTTGGTCCTCGTTGTGGTAGGCATAGCCTCGGGAATTGCCGGCGTCTATGTCGCCTTGTTACGTTCTGTCCCCGCCACAGATTTGTCGGGCCAGATAGTGCTTGCAGAAAGCACTAAGGTGTTCACCAACTCAAATCCCCCGGTGCTCATAGCAGAACTCCACGGGCCCGAGAATAGAGAGGTGCTTTCTGGCGACGAGATTCCCCAGGTGATGCGAGATGCAGTCGTGGCAATTGAGGATTCTCGGTTTTACGAGCACCAGGGTGTTGATTTCTGGGGCATTTTAAGAGCGTTTTGGACAAACATCCGCCATGGCGAGATTGTGCAGGGAGGGTCCACAATCACGCAACAGCTGATCAAGAACCTTTACGTGGGAAGCGAACGAACTTACACCCGCAAGCTCAGGGAGGCGGTACTTGCCTACCAGCTGGAAAGAAAATGGTCCAAAGAGAAAATACTCAATGAATACTTAAACATCGTCTACTTTGGCGAGGGAGCTTACGGGGTTGGAGCGGCGGCACGCACATACTTTGGAATATCCGCAAAACAGCTGTCTTTGGACCAAGCTGCCTTACTCGCAGGTCTTTTGAAGGCGCCCTCCGCCTACTCTCCCCGCTCAAATCCAGAGGGCGCACTTGCCCGCCGTAACCTGGTCCTCAACAAGATGTATCAGCAGCAGTTCATTACCAGCGCTCAGTTGCAAGAGGCTCTAGCCGCTCCCCTTCAACTGGTGGCTGCCGCCAAGGCAAAGACCAGTGATTTTCCGTACTGGGTAGAGATGATTAGAGAACAACTTGTGGCTAAGTACGGGGCATCACGAGTCTTGGGAGGCGGACTCCGAGTCTACATTTCGATGGAGCCAAAACTACAGCAGGCAGCCGAGCAGGCTGTGGCTGCGGTTCTCGATCAACCGGGCGATCCTGAGGCTGCTCTTGTCTGTGTCGATGTGCGTACCGGCCAGCTTGTCGCAATGGTGGGAGGATCGGACTTTACCAAGCGCCAGTTTAATCTGGCGACTCAAGGACGGAGGCAGCCGGGGTCGGCCTTCAAGCCTTTTGCCCTGGTTGCGGCCCTCAAGGCCGGAATAAGTCCCGAAAACGTTTACGACTCTGGTCCAGTGACGTTTGACTTGCCCGGGGGACCGTGGCAGGTCTCCTCCGAGGACAGGGGCCGCATAACATTAAAAGAGGCTACCGCCATCTCTTCGAACGGCGTCTATGCACGGCTCGTCATGGAAATTGGTGCACAGGCTGTCGCAGACGCAGCCTACGCCCTGGGTATAACGACTCCGTTGGGAGATCCTCCTAATCCGGCCATCGCTCTCGGCGGCCTGAGAAGCGGCGTGAGCCCCCTAGAAATGGCAATGGCGTACGCCACTCTGGCGACAGGTGGAGAGCGTTTGACGAGCCAGACCGTCTTTGACCCGTCACAGGCCAACTGGCCGATCACTATTATCCGGGTGACTGACGCCCGGGGACGCGTTCTGGACGAGAATTCGGTGGTCAGAAACAGGGTGTTAGACGAGGGTTTGGCCGCTTTGGCCACCACTTGCCTGTTGGGGGTAATCCAATCAGGCACAGGCAAGGCGGCAGACATCGGACGGCCGGCAGCCGGGAAGACCGGCACCACGCAGAATTATTGCGATGCCTGGTTTGTTGGCTACACGCCTGAATTGGTAACGGCTGTCTGGGTTGGTTATCCCGAAACGAGACAGCCTATGATGTCGGTCCACGGCATAAAGGTGACCGGGGGATCCTTTCCGGCTCAGATCTGGGCCAGATTCATGAGAACAGCTTTAGAAAACACTCCTGTGACAGATTTTGACCTACGCCCCGCTGCCTCTTGGATATCAGCTCAGATATGCAAAGAGAGCGGCTTCCTCGCTGTCGAGCAGTGTCCGGAAAAGGTTTTCCGCCTGTTTCCCCAAGGACAGAGTCCCGACGAGCCTTGTCCGCTCCACGCCATTCCCAAGTATGCCGTTCCCAACGTCATCGGCCATCCGGTAGAGGACGCCAGGACCGAACTACAAGGGCTTGGCTTTATAGTGGCAACGCGAAAGGATACCCTGGCAACCGGACCGGCTGGACTGGTAGTAGGTCAGGATCCCCCACCAGGCACGATGCTAGAGAAAGGGGGCCGGGTCACTCTTCGGGTGGCTGCCCCGGCGCCGACACTTGTTACCGTACCTTCTCTCACCGGGCTTGACGCGGACACCGCTCGTCAACAACTTCAGGCCGTCGGTCTCAAGTGGACGGAAGTATTCGCCCCACACGAGTCACCGTATGGCACCGTCGTCTATCAAGAGCCTCCACCTGGAGCCGAAGTCTTGCCTGGATCGGCAGTGAGCCTCATCATAAGCTCAGGTCCGGAGGCCACCACCAGCACTTCGGTTAGTCCCGTTCCCTCTTCGGACTTCTAG
- a CDS encoding DNA-3-methyladenine glycosylase, with amino-acid sequence MARPAGLELGAEFFARPADEVAQDLIGKILWRDGMGGGRLTEVEAYLPREDPACHAYRGLTERNWPMFGPPGHIYVYLSYGVHVLLNLVCDQVGVGAAVLVRSLEPIGDREIMRRNRTRLSSGKSEFIPDHRLTVGPGCVGQALALDLGLNGLKLGCQSGIFVLDDGVCLAVGQTTRVGISKGTHLPLRYFALGSRFVSHLPRS; translated from the coding sequence TTGGCCCGCCCTGCGGGCCTGGAGCTCGGGGCTGAATTTTTCGCTCGGCCTGCTGACGAGGTAGCCCAGGATCTCATTGGCAAGATCTTGTGGAGAGATGGGATGGGGGGCGGGAGGCTTACAGAGGTTGAGGCCTACCTACCCCGCGAAGACCCCGCTTGCCACGCTTACCGTGGTCTTACCGAGCGGAATTGGCCTATGTTTGGTCCGCCCGGTCACATCTACGTCTACCTGAGCTATGGAGTTCACGTACTCCTGAACCTTGTTTGTGATCAGGTGGGGGTGGGTGCCGCTGTTCTTGTACGCTCGCTTGAGCCGATAGGTGACCGCGAAATCATGAGGCGGAATCGCACGCGTCTGAGCTCTGGCAAATCGGAGTTTATTCCCGACCACCGTTTGACGGTAGGCCCTGGGTGTGTTGGACAGGCGCTTGCGCTAGATCTGGGGCTAAACGGGCTTAAGCTTGGCTGCCAGTCAGGGATCTTTGTGCTCGATGATGGGGTTTGCTTGGCCGTAGGACAAACCACCAGAGTAGGCATCTCGAAGGGCACACACCTACCGCTGAGGTACTTTGCACTTGGCAGTAGATTTGTGAGTCATCTGCCTCGATCGTAG
- the argH gene encoding argininosuccinate lyase — MTNPTQSGGQGTEKLWGGRFESPQDPLFERLCASIGFDHVLAPYDIRGSRAHVRMLAEIGVIAPQERDRILAGLDQVEEEIKSGAFHWSTKDEDIHMAVERRLTELIGPVAGKLHTGRSRNDQVILDLHLYLRSAIEGHLERLTQLMAALLDQAEINKQVIIPGYTHMQRAQPILAAHHLLAYFFAFERDRQRLADWKRYSWMPLGAGALAGANYPLDRERVARELGFAEVAPNAMDAVAARDAAFMYLAIVACCALTLSRLATEIVLWTTQEYGFVTLPEAWTSGSSIMPQKRNADAAEIIRAKTAGFLARLQGLGAVLKGLPMAYNSDLQEDKLYVFASREEFDLCLEAMTGMVRHLVFDKERTREAAEGGYSQATDVADYLVRKGLPFRQAHRVVGRLVASLAKEKRAFSQVSLEELKAFSPLFDEEFYQVVDLDRVVAGKISPGGTAPSRVEEQLALARRMLGLSA; from the coding sequence ATGACTAACCCCACGCAGTCAGGCGGACAAGGCACCGAGAAGCTCTGGGGAGGGCGCTTCGAAAGTCCCCAGGATCCTCTATTTGAGCGGCTGTGCGCCTCCATAGGCTTCGATCACGTCTTGGCGCCATATGACATTCGAGGCTCGCGCGCCCATGTACGCATGTTGGCCGAGATCGGTGTCATAGCTCCACAGGAGCGTGACAGAATTTTGGCCGGACTTGATCAGGTCGAGGAGGAGATCAAGTCGGGGGCCTTCCATTGGAGCACTAAGGACGAAGACATTCATATGGCCGTGGAACGGCGCCTGACTGAACTAATAGGGCCTGTGGCGGGGAAGCTCCATACCGGCCGTAGTCGGAATGACCAGGTGATCTTAGACCTCCACCTCTACTTGCGCTCGGCAATAGAGGGTCATCTGGAAAGACTGACGCAACTCATGGCCGCGTTGCTCGATCAGGCCGAAATTAACAAGCAGGTGATCATCCCTGGATACACACACATGCAAAGAGCTCAGCCGATTCTTGCTGCGCATCATCTTCTCGCCTATTTCTTCGCTTTTGAGCGGGATCGGCAGCGGCTGGCCGACTGGAAGCGCTATTCCTGGATGCCTCTGGGAGCGGGGGCATTGGCGGGGGCAAATTACCCTCTAGATAGAGAACGGGTGGCGCGTGAGCTTGGCTTCGCGGAAGTGGCTCCAAACGCTATGGACGCTGTGGCTGCTCGGGACGCAGCCTTCATGTATCTAGCTATCGTGGCTTGTTGTGCTCTCACACTGTCACGTTTGGCGACAGAGATCGTGCTTTGGACCACACAGGAGTATGGCTTTGTCACTTTGCCAGAGGCCTGGACTTCTGGCTCAAGCATCATGCCTCAAAAGCGAAACGCCGACGCAGCCGAGATAATTAGAGCTAAGACGGCTGGATTTCTTGCGCGTCTTCAAGGGTTGGGCGCGGTGCTCAAAGGGCTTCCCATGGCTTACAACTCGGATCTGCAGGAGGACAAACTGTATGTCTTCGCTAGCCGGGAAGAGTTTGATCTCTGTCTGGAGGCGATGACAGGAATGGTCCGCCACCTTGTGTTCGATAAGGAGCGGACGCGGGAGGCCGCCGAGGGAGGCTACTCCCAAGCCACCGACGTGGCAGACTACCTGGTGCGCAAAGGCCTGCCTTTCCGGCAAGCACACCGGGTGGTGGGGCGACTTGTAGCTAGTCTTGCGAAGGAGAAAAGAGCTTTCTCACAAGTCTCCCTCGAAGAGTTAAAGGCGTTTAGCCCATTGTTCGATGAAGAGTTCTACCAAGTTGTGGATCTCGACAGAGTGGTGGCTGGAAAGATCTCTCCCGGAGGTACCGCGCCTAGTCGAGTAGAGGAGCAGCTCGCGCTAGCTCGCCGAATGCTCGGTCTGTCTGCATGA
- a CDS encoding argininosuccinate synthase has protein sequence MSEKLCVLAYSGGLDTSALVPYLKENYGCAVIAALVDVGRMKELEAARERALIAGAIDSVVIDAKKEFVQDFIFPALKANALYEGKYPLHSALSRPLIAKKIVELAQERGAQYVAHGCTAKGNDQVRIDVSVRCLDPSLKVLGPAREWNMTRPQVLEYLEARGIHLPLTKKNPYSIDENLWGRAIECGELEDPWAAPPDGAFAFTVDPKNAPDEPEELVIGFDAGLPVSLNGVEMDPIRLIETVDSVGGSHGFGRVDMVENRLVGIKSREVYEVPGALSLIMAHRELEDLTLTRELLHFKTIVEQRLAELIYEGLWFSPLAAALRAFVDESQKYVTGEVRLRYYKGSCTVVGRRSPNSLYVTSLATYDAGDTFSHQAAKGFIELWGLPVEVWARKRQGLL, from the coding sequence ATGAGTGAAAAGCTGTGCGTACTCGCCTATTCGGGAGGGTTGGACACCTCAGCATTGGTTCCTTACCTCAAGGAGAATTACGGTTGCGCGGTTATCGCCGCTCTAGTTGATGTCGGGCGCATGAAGGAGCTGGAAGCAGCCAGGGAGCGAGCGTTAATCGCTGGGGCGATTGATTCGGTTGTGATTGACGCAAAAAAGGAGTTTGTGCAGGACTTTATCTTCCCGGCTCTTAAGGCCAATGCGCTATACGAGGGGAAGTATCCGCTTCACTCGGCTCTGTCGCGTCCGCTCATTGCCAAGAAGATAGTAGAGCTTGCTCAAGAACGCGGTGCTCAATACGTTGCTCATGGGTGCACTGCTAAGGGCAATGACCAGGTGCGTATTGACGTGTCTGTGCGCTGCCTTGATCCCTCGCTCAAGGTCCTTGGGCCGGCGCGCGAGTGGAACATGACTCGGCCCCAGGTTCTTGAATACTTGGAGGCGCGTGGCATACATCTTCCGCTGACAAAGAAGAATCCCTACTCTATTGATGAGAACCTGTGGGGAAGAGCGATCGAGTGTGGCGAACTTGAGGATCCGTGGGCTGCGCCTCCTGATGGGGCGTTTGCCTTCACTGTAGATCCAAAGAACGCTCCCGATGAGCCCGAGGAGTTGGTCATAGGTTTTGATGCCGGGCTCCCCGTGAGTCTAAACGGCGTAGAAATGGACCCCATTCGCTTGATCGAGACGGTGGATTCAGTTGGGGGCTCCCACGGTTTCGGGCGGGTGGATATGGTGGAAAATCGCCTGGTAGGGATCAAGAGCCGGGAGGTTTACGAAGTTCCCGGCGCTCTTTCACTGATCATGGCCCACAGAGAGCTAGAAGATCTAACTCTCACTCGGGAACTCTTGCACTTCAAGACTATCGTGGAGCAGCGGCTTGCCGAGCTTATCTACGAAGGTCTGTGGTTTAGCCCGCTTGCGGCGGCTCTTCGCGCCTTTGTGGACGAAAGCCAGAAGTACGTCACCGGCGAGGTCAGACTTCGCTACTACAAAGGCTCGTGCACAGTGGTAGGGCGGCGCTCGCCTAACTCTCTGTATGTGACCAGTCTTGCCACTTATGACGCCGGCGATACCTTCAGTCACCAGGCTGCCAAGGGCTTCATCGAACTTTGGGGTCTTCCGGTAGAAGTGTGGGCGCGCAAGCGCCAGGGCTTGCTCTAA
- the argR gene encoding arginine repressor — protein sequence MNKRQRQYLIRRIVKEEEIASQSELVERLSALGCRVTQATISRDLRELGLQKSRDRTGKVRYTIAVDAEERPDPASVCARMLKEFARLIDTAQNLVVVRCDPGTAPGLARAIDELDHELIVGSVAGDDTILVVCKDGQSAATVHAYLSSLGG from the coding sequence GTGAACAAGAGGCAACGTCAGTACTTGATTCGCCGCATTGTTAAGGAAGAGGAGATCGCCAGCCAAAGCGAACTCGTCGAGAGACTTTCTGCTCTCGGTTGCCGGGTGACTCAAGCCACGATAAGTCGTGATCTGAGAGAACTGGGGTTACAAAAAAGCCGCGATCGCACGGGTAAGGTGCGCTATACCATTGCCGTTGACGCCGAAGAAAGGCCCGATCCCGCGTCGGTCTGCGCCAGAATGTTAAAGGAATTTGCGCGTCTTATTGACACGGCGCAAAACCTCGTAGTAGTTCGCTGTGATCCGGGAACCGCCCCAGGGCTCGCGAGGGCGATAGATGAACTTGACCACGAGCTAATCGTGGGATCTGTGGCCGGAGATGACACCATACTAGTCGTATGCAAAGACGGCCAATCTGCCGCGACCGTCCATGCTTACCTAAGCTCGCTAGGAGGATAG
- the argF gene encoding ornithine carbamoyltransferase has protein sequence MSPRHFLTVGDLTVNEFEEVLSEASAWKKNPFGDALRGKTVALIFSKPSTRTRVSFSVAVSELGGTPLYLSQQELHLGKSESIADTARVLSRYVDAVVIRTFAQRDIEEFASYANVPVINGLTDEEHPCQALTDIFTFREYFPASRGLKITYLGDGNNVAFSLAQAALMAGIDICLSVPDQCDLPPAKWAALEHLALQTGARVWVERDPEEAVVDASALYTDVWTSMGQTYDEGKVAALRPYQLNPGLVALARPEAIVMHCLPAHRGEEITDEVMDGPQSVVFDQAENRLHVQKALLAFLMRGALQ, from the coding sequence ATGAGCCCACGGCATTTCCTGACCGTCGGCGACCTTACGGTGAACGAGTTTGAAGAGGTATTGTCAGAGGCGTCCGCGTGGAAAAAGAACCCATTTGGAGACGCTCTTCGTGGCAAGACGGTTGCTCTGATTTTTTCAAAGCCGTCGACACGTACCCGGGTGTCATTTAGCGTGGCCGTGAGTGAGCTAGGCGGTACTCCTCTTTATCTGTCGCAGCAAGAGCTTCACCTTGGTAAGTCTGAGTCAATTGCAGACACTGCGCGAGTCCTTTCGCGCTACGTGGATGCAGTTGTCATTCGCACCTTTGCACAGCGCGACATCGAGGAGTTTGCTTCTTATGCGAATGTTCCCGTGATTAACGGGCTCACCGACGAGGAGCATCCTTGCCAGGCCTTAACCGACATCTTTACTTTCCGGGAATATTTTCCAGCTTCGCGAGGTCTCAAGATCACCTACTTGGGCGATGGTAACAACGTGGCCTTCTCGCTGGCGCAGGCCGCTCTCATGGCGGGGATCGACATCTGTTTGTCTGTTCCCGATCAATGCGATCTCCCGCCTGCGAAGTGGGCGGCGCTGGAGCACCTAGCACTCCAAACTGGAGCTCGTGTTTGGGTGGAGCGTGATCCCGAGGAAGCAGTAGTCGATGCCTCAGCTCTCTACACGGATGTGTGGACAAGCATGGGCCAGACTTATGACGAGGGCAAAGTTGCTGCTCTGCGGCCGTATCAGCTGAATCCCGGATTGGTTGCTTTGGCGAGGCCCGAGGCTATAGTGATGCACTGTCTGCCAGCTCATCGAGGTGAGGAAATTACCGATGAGGTAATGGATGGGCCTCAATCGGTAGTGTTTGACCAAGCGGAAAATCGGTTGCATGTCCAGAAGGCTTTGCTGGCGTTTCTCATGAGGGGAGCTTTGCAGTGA
- the argB gene encoding acetylglutamate kinase, with amino-acid sequence MNTANREIYQKRVETLLESLPYIRMFAGATMVIKYGGAAMSSADLKDEFATDIVLLRHVGIRPIIVHGGGNEITSYMERLNLPVRFVEGLRVTDPATMEVAKMVLVGKINKEIVSLINTKGAPAVGLCGDDGLLLRARPLKKQGADGRVIDLGLVGEVSEVNVELLSLLGAHYVPVVASVGVGSDGQSYNINADTVAAALAGALKAEKVIFLTDVAGILADPADESSVISECTASRIQQLVTQGKISKGMLPKVEAVLSCLEAGVRSAHIIDGRIPHSVLLEILTDDAGVGTKITPDGGGLTER; translated from the coding sequence ATGAACACAGCTAACCGCGAGATATACCAGAAGCGAGTGGAGACTCTGCTTGAGTCTCTGCCGTACATCCGCATGTTTGCTGGCGCCACCATGGTCATCAAATATGGTGGGGCCGCCATGAGTTCGGCTGATCTCAAAGATGAATTTGCTACCGACATTGTGCTTCTGCGCCACGTGGGCATCAGGCCGATCATAGTGCACGGCGGCGGAAATGAGATCACAAGTTATATGGAGCGCCTGAATCTCCCGGTGCGCTTTGTGGAAGGGCTTAGGGTCACCGATCCAGCCACCATGGAGGTGGCCAAGATGGTGCTGGTGGGCAAGATAAACAAGGAGATTGTTAGCCTCATCAACACCAAAGGTGCTCCCGCCGTGGGGCTGTGTGGCGATGACGGCTTGTTGCTCCGAGCGCGGCCGCTCAAGAAACAAGGCGCGGACGGCAGAGTAATAGACCTCGGGCTGGTCGGGGAGGTGTCTGAGGTCAACGTAGAGCTGCTTTCCCTCCTGGGAGCTCACTATGTGCCCGTGGTGGCCTCAGTGGGCGTTGGATCAGACGGCCAGAGCTATAACATCAACGCGGATACTGTGGCTGCTGCCCTGGCTGGGGCGCTTAAAGCCGAGAAGGTGATCTTTCTGACAGACGTGGCGGGCATTTTGGCTGATCCCGCTGACGAGTCATCGGTAATATCAGAGTGTACTGCCTCTCGGATTCAGCAACTCGTGACCCAGGGCAAGATATCGAAGGGAATGCTCCCCAAGGTGGAGGCCGTGCTCTCCTGCCTGGAGGCGGGCGTAAGATCCGCGCACATAATTGACGGTCGAATCCCTCACTCGGTGCTGCTTGAGATTCTTACCGACGATGCCGGGGTGGGGACCAAGATTACGCCGGATGGCGGCGGTCTAACTGAGCGTTAG
- the argJ gene encoding bifunctional glutamate N-acetyltransferase/amino-acid acetyltransferase ArgJ → MSKAKIHTKSQGELFHPIVSAPHLSRFWSLPEGVKLVETGGVSPGITYPKGFLASGVSAGLKESGKPDVGVVTVAPAFRELVSSGAVFTPNAFAAAPIVVTRDACQTGQLRAVVMNSGNANACTGQQGVLVADAMRQAGAEELGLDPTQVAIASTGIIGVQLNRDRAVAGVRKAARNVREDGGPEFSVAIMTTDRFPKACALEVETEEGTVRVAACAKGAGMISPAMATMLCVATSDALLTPHEAQALFAQAVARTFNRITVDGQMSTNDCAIFLASGASGIHPTGESLKRLGDALEAVLLRLALMMVADGEGSTKIMRLKVTGAGTAAEAERTARAVADSPLVKTAMHGCDPNWGRVMAAAGAAMAGRVLPRAALWLCGIKVVADAEACPLSAEEQGVLVERMKEPEIDLILDLGVGEHSSKVYFADLGHEYVNINAEYHT, encoded by the coding sequence ATGAGCAAAGCAAAGATTCACACCAAGTCACAAGGAGAGCTTTTTCATCCCATCGTGTCGGCTCCGCACCTCTCGCGGTTCTGGAGCTTGCCAGAAGGTGTAAAGCTGGTTGAGACTGGTGGAGTATCCCCAGGGATTACCTATCCCAAGGGCTTCTTGGCAAGCGGGGTGTCTGCCGGGCTGAAAGAGAGCGGAAAGCCCGACGTCGGGGTGGTGACGGTCGCTCCAGCTTTTCGCGAACTAGTCTCATCTGGCGCGGTCTTTACTCCAAACGCCTTTGCCGCCGCCCCCATTGTTGTGACGCGGGACGCCTGCCAGACTGGGCAACTTAGAGCAGTTGTTATGAACAGCGGCAACGCCAACGCGTGCACCGGCCAGCAGGGAGTCCTGGTGGCGGACGCTATGCGGCAAGCTGGAGCTGAGGAGCTCGGTTTAGATCCGACCCAGGTGGCTATTGCCTCCACGGGAATTATCGGGGTTCAACTCAATCGGGACCGTGCCGTGGCCGGAGTAAGAAAAGCCGCCCGAAACGTGCGCGAGGACGGGGGGCCGGAGTTCAGTGTGGCAATCATGACAACGGACCGGTTCCCGAAGGCGTGCGCTCTTGAAGTGGAGACCGAAGAGGGAACGGTTAGGGTGGCGGCGTGTGCCAAGGGCGCTGGCATGATTTCCCCGGCCATGGCCACGATGCTCTGCGTGGCGACCTCCGACGCACTGCTGACGCCGCACGAGGCTCAAGCTTTGTTTGCCCAGGCGGTTGCTCGCACTTTCAACCGGATCACTGTTGACGGCCAAATGAGCACTAATGACTGCGCCATCTTTCTAGCCAGCGGAGCATCCGGCATTCATCCAACAGGGGAAAGCCTGAAAAGGCTCGGCGACGCTTTGGAGGCTGTTCTTCTGCGTTTGGCGTTAATGATGGTTGCCGACGGTGAGGGTTCGACCAAGATAATGCGGTTGAAGGTAACAGGGGCTGGCACTGCCGCAGAGGCCGAGAGAACTGCTCGTGCAGTGGCGGACTCTCCGTTGGTTAAGACTGCCATGCATGGGTGCGACCCCAATTGGGGACGGGTAATGGCTGCCGCTGGGGCGGCCATGGCCGGGAGGGTCCTTCCCCGGGCGGCTCTCTGGCTCTGCGGAATAAAGGTGGTTGCTGACGCTGAGGCCTGCCCGCTGTCGGCAGAGGAGCAGGGCGTACTGGTTGAGAGAATGAAGGAACCTGAGATAGATCTGATACTTGACCTGGGCGTAGGAGAGCACTCCTCGAAGGTCTACTTCGCTGACTTAGGGCACGAATACGTAAATATCAACGCGGAGTATCACACATGA
- the argC gene encoding N-acetyl-gamma-glutamyl-phosphate reductase, with product MVIKAGIVGATGYTGAVLTDLLAEHPYVRLEILTSQSYAGLRVREVFPYLRVEHEYTQYAPDLLKDCDVAFVCYPHGEAHQVVAELVDQGCRVVDLSADFRLRDAGAYQDWYGFVHPRPELVQEAVYGLPEIYRESIRKARIVANPGCYPTALLLAVLPAIQELSDDVVIVDAKSGVSGAGRKPSDKTHFCSVTENFRSYSEVGHRHTSEMVQELSLAAGKTIHVSFTPHLLPVDRGIQEAIYLRVDRSSLGTQTWLERYREFYAGEPFVEVCEHVPSLREVQYTNYCRLAVREDPQTGLLKVFSVIDNLVKGASGQAVQNMNVMFDFPETAGLLRRV from the coding sequence ATGGTGATAAAGGCAGGCATAGTAGGAGCTACTGGGTACACGGGCGCTGTTCTTACCGACCTGTTAGCCGAGCATCCATATGTGCGGCTTGAGATACTTACTTCGCAGTCGTATGCCGGACTGCGTGTGAGAGAGGTATTTCCTTACTTGCGCGTGGAGCATGAATACACTCAGTATGCTCCGGACCTCCTGAAAGATTGCGATGTCGCATTTGTTTGCTATCCACACGGAGAAGCGCATCAGGTAGTAGCAGAGCTTGTTGATCAAGGCTGCCGGGTTGTGGATCTGAGCGCCGATTTTCGGCTGCGTGATGCCGGGGCGTATCAAGACTGGTACGGATTTGTTCATCCTCGCCCCGAGCTTGTCCAGGAAGCTGTTTATGGCCTTCCTGAGATTTACCGCGAGAGCATACGCAAAGCGCGAATCGTGGCAAACCCTGGATGTTATCCAACGGCTCTGTTGCTGGCGGTCTTGCCAGCAATCCAGGAGCTCTCCGACGACGTCGTGATCGTGGATGCAAAGTCGGGTGTGTCTGGCGCGGGGCGTAAACCCTCTGACAAGACACACTTTTGCTCCGTTACCGAGAATTTTCGCTCCTATAGCGAAGTGGGCCACCGCCACACATCAGAAATGGTGCAGGAGCTGAGTTTGGCTGCAGGCAAAACGATTCATGTGTCGTTTACGCCCCATCTTCTCCCGGTGGATCGTGGCATCCAGGAGGCGATCTACTTAAGAGTGGACAGGAGCTCCCTTGGCACGCAAACCTGGCTTGAGAGGTACCGGGAATTCTATGCTGGCGAGCCGTTCGTGGAAGTGTGCGAGCACGTCCCTTCTCTGCGAGAAGTCCAGTACACGAACTACTGCAGACTGGCTGTGCGAGAAGATCCGCAGACTGGCTTGCTCAAGGTGTTTAGCGTCATCGATAATCTGGTTAAGGGCGCGTCTGGTCAAGCCGTCCAGAACATGAACGTCATGTTCGATTTTCCGGAGACGGCAGGGTTACTAAGACGCGTGTGA